From Nerophis lumbriciformis linkage group LG09, RoL_Nlum_v2.1, whole genome shotgun sequence, one genomic window encodes:
- the LOC133607247 gene encoding thialysine N-epsilon-acetyltransferase-like, translated as MARWGVGSGGSLTEFERDCFGKNPLFESLVAEVPQENKSKEGFTVVGVALFYYSYCTWKGRAVFLEDLFVMLEFRGCGIGKGLLSTLAKVAREKLCTLLELDVFDQNNRSRAFYAAKGDWDVTAMDNWHTLRFDAVSLNNLANEAP; from the exons ATGGCCAGGTGGGGAGTGGGGAGTGGGGGCTCCCTGACAG AATTTGAGCGGGATTGTTTCGGCAAAAACCCCTTGTTTGAATCCCTGGTTGCAGAAGTACCTcaggagaataaatctaaagaag GATTCACAGTTGTAGGTGTTGCACTTTTCTATTACTCATATTGCACATGGAAGGGACGAGCAGTCTTTTTGGAGGATTTGTTCGTGATGTTAGAATTCAGAG GGTGTGGCATCGGGAAAGGTTTACTGAGCACACTTGCtaag GTGGCCAGAGAGAAGTTGTGCACTTTGCTGGAGTTGGATGTGTTTGACCAAAACAATCGTTCAAGAGCCTTCTACGCTGCAAAAGGAGATTGGGACGTCACCGCCATGGACAACTGGCACACCCTGCGTTTTGATGCAGTCAGCCTCAACAATTTAGCCAACGAAGCCCCTTAA